From a region of the Panicum virgatum strain AP13 chromosome 2K, P.virgatum_v5, whole genome shotgun sequence genome:
- the LOC120690351 gene encoding glucan endo-1,3-beta-glucosidase-like isoform X2 — protein MHAECLITSTLSSMPLPAINSHEPCRSSRTQPSSSSSVRPPVPPQEGSMALTRLVGAALPLLFFFFSRAEAGALGVSYGRVANDLPDPASVVNLLKQNGITMVRIYDANPNVLTSLANTGIKVMVMVPNENVADVASAPSNALQWVRDNVAAYRPATQIHAVAVGNEVFDSRPDLNSALVPAMTNVQAALAQLGMADAVKVTTPVAFDALAESWPPSAGRFKDSIAQPVMKPMLDLLQSTGSYLSVNYYPYLTYMAQPDAFTLDYVLANSNPGVVDPDTKLTYYNLLDAQRDATYYAMDKLGFASLAVGHTEHGAPSSGGLKRGGGGRRRRLLQAGNGGAVATVANAQAYINNLMNRVLAGNRGTPHRPDADMDVYIFALFNENQKGAGADDVEQHFGLFYPNMQKVYEFDFRRPTGGGGGGGAVPPPATPSWCVAKAGVGDARLQAALDYACGHGADCSAIQPGGSCFLPDTKAAHASYAFNSYYQSMNRAAGACDFSGAASIVYQQPAMCAATASSASWCVAKPGASDAQLKAALDYACGNGADCSAIQPGGSCFQPDTKAAHATYAFNDYYQRKGRAAVACDFSGAATVVDQQPKVGNCVLPSNG, from the exons ATGCACGCAGAGTGCCTGATCACCTCGACCTTGAGCTCGATGCCGCTGCCGGCTATAAATTCGCACGAACCCTGTCGCTCATCCCGCACTCAACCTTCATCGTCTTCCTCTGTCCGCCCCCCGGTGCCACCGCAGGAGGGCAGCATGGCTCTCACCCGCCTCGTCGGCGCCGCATTGCctctgctcttcttcttcttctcacgTGCAG AGGCGGGTGCGCTGGGCGTCAGCTACGGGCGGGTGGCGAACGACCTGCCGGACCCGGCGTCGGTGGTGAACCTGCTCAAGCAGAACGGCATCACCATGGTCAGGATCTACGACGCCAACCCCAATGTGCTGACGTCCCTGGCCAACACCGGCATCAAGGTGATGGTGATGGTGCCCAACGAGAACGTGGCCGACGTGGCCTCGGCCCCGTCCAACGCGCTCCAGTGGGTGCGGGACAACGTGGCGGCGTACCGCCCTGCCACGCAGATCCACGCCGTGGCCGTGGGCAACGAGGTGTTCGACTCCAGGCCCGACCTCAACTCGGCCCTCGTCCCGGCCATGACCAACGTGCAGGCGGCGCTGGCGCAGCTGGGCATGGCCGACGCCGTGAAGGTGACCACGCCGGTCGCCTTCGACGCGCTGGCGGAGTCCTGGCCGCCGTCGGCGGGCAGGTTCAAGGACAGCATCGCGCAGCCGGTGATGAAGCCCATGCTCGACCTCCTCCAGAGCACGGGCTCCTACCTCTCCGTCAACTACTACCCGTACCTGACGTACATGGCTCAGCCAGACGCCTTCACCCTCGACTACGTCCTGGCCAACTCCAACCCCGGCGTGGTCGACCCGGACACCAAGCTCACGTACTACAACCTCCTCGACGCCCAGCGCGACGCCACCTACTACGCCATGGACAAGCTGGGGTTCGCCAGCCTGGCCGTCGGCCACACTGAGCACGGGGCGCCGTCGAGCGGAGGGCtcaagcgcggcggcggcggccggaggaggaggctcCTGCAGGCCGGGAACGGGGGCGCGGTGGCCACGGTGGCCAACGCGCAGGCGTACATCAACAACCTCATGAACCGCGTGCTGGCCGGCAACCGGGGCACCCCGCACCGCCCGGACGCCGACATGGACGTGTACATCTTCGCCCTCTTCAACGAGAACCAGAAGGGCGCCGGGGCCGACGACGTCGAGCAGCACTTCGGCCTCTTCTACCCCAACATGCAGAAGGTGTACGAGTTCGACTTCCGCCgccccaccggcggcggcggcggcgggggggccgtgccgccgccggcgacgcccaGCTGGTGCGTGGCCAAAGCGGGCGTCGgggacgcgcggctgcaggcgGCGCTGGACTACGCGTGCGGCCACGGCGCCGACTGCAGCGCCATCCAGCCCGGCGGCTCGTGCTTCCTGCCCGACACCAAGGCCGCGCACGCCTCGTACGCGTTCAACAGCTACTACCAGAGCATGAACCGCGCCGCCGGGGCGTGCGATTTCAGCGGTGCTGCCTCCATCGTCTACCAGCAACCCG CCATGTgcgccgcgacggcgagctcggcgaGCTGGTGCGTGGCGAAACCGGGTGCCAGCGACGCGCAGCTGAAGGCGGCGCTGGACTACGCGTGCGGCAACGGCGCCGACTGCAGCGCCATCCAGCCCGGCGGGTCGTGCTTCCAGCCGGACACCAAGGCCGCTCACGCGACGTACGCGTTCAACGACTACTACCAGCGCAAGGGCCGGGCGGCCGTGGCGTGCGACttctccggcgccgccaccgtcgtcgACCAGCAACCCA AGGTCGGGAACTGTGTGCTCCCGTCGAACGGCTGA
- the LOC120690351 gene encoding glucan endo-1,3-beta-glucosidase 13-like isoform X1, with protein sequence MHAECLITSTLSSMPLPAINSHEPCRSSRTQPSSSSSVRPPVPPQEGSMALTRLVGAALPLLFFFFSRAEAGALGVSYGRVANDLPDPASVVNLLKQNGITMVRIYDANPNVLTSLANTGIKVMVMVPNENVADVASAPSNALQWVRDNVAAYRPATQIHAVAVGNEVFDSRPDLNSALVPAMTNVQAALAQLGMADAVKVTTPVAFDALAESWPPSAGRFKDSIAQPVMKPMLDLLQSTGSYLSVNYYPYLTYMAQPDAFTLDYVLANSNPGVVDPDTKLTYYNLLDAQRDATYYAMDKLGFASLAVGHTEHGAPSSGGLKRGGGGRRRRLLQAGNGGAVATVANAQAYINNLMNRVLAGNRGTPHRPDADMDVYIFALFNENQKGAGADDVEQHFGLFYPNMQKVYEFDFRRPTGGGGGGGAVPPPATPSWCVAKAGVGDARLQAALDYACGHGADCSAIQPGGSCFLPDTKAAHASYAFNSYYQSMNRAAGACDFSGAASIVYQQPAMCAATASSASWCVAKPGASDAQLKAALDYACGNGADCSAIQPGGSCFQPDTKAAHATYAFNDYYQRKGRAAVACDFSGAATVVDQQPSMCAATASWCVANAGVGDARLQTALDYACGHGADCSAIQPGGPCFQPDTKASHASYAFNSYYQSKGRAAVACDFSGAGSVVYQQPKVGNCVLPSNG encoded by the exons ATGCACGCAGAGTGCCTGATCACCTCGACCTTGAGCTCGATGCCGCTGCCGGCTATAAATTCGCACGAACCCTGTCGCTCATCCCGCACTCAACCTTCATCGTCTTCCTCTGTCCGCCCCCCGGTGCCACCGCAGGAGGGCAGCATGGCTCTCACCCGCCTCGTCGGCGCCGCATTGCctctgctcttcttcttcttctcacgTGCAG AGGCGGGTGCGCTGGGCGTCAGCTACGGGCGGGTGGCGAACGACCTGCCGGACCCGGCGTCGGTGGTGAACCTGCTCAAGCAGAACGGCATCACCATGGTCAGGATCTACGACGCCAACCCCAATGTGCTGACGTCCCTGGCCAACACCGGCATCAAGGTGATGGTGATGGTGCCCAACGAGAACGTGGCCGACGTGGCCTCGGCCCCGTCCAACGCGCTCCAGTGGGTGCGGGACAACGTGGCGGCGTACCGCCCTGCCACGCAGATCCACGCCGTGGCCGTGGGCAACGAGGTGTTCGACTCCAGGCCCGACCTCAACTCGGCCCTCGTCCCGGCCATGACCAACGTGCAGGCGGCGCTGGCGCAGCTGGGCATGGCCGACGCCGTGAAGGTGACCACGCCGGTCGCCTTCGACGCGCTGGCGGAGTCCTGGCCGCCGTCGGCGGGCAGGTTCAAGGACAGCATCGCGCAGCCGGTGATGAAGCCCATGCTCGACCTCCTCCAGAGCACGGGCTCCTACCTCTCCGTCAACTACTACCCGTACCTGACGTACATGGCTCAGCCAGACGCCTTCACCCTCGACTACGTCCTGGCCAACTCCAACCCCGGCGTGGTCGACCCGGACACCAAGCTCACGTACTACAACCTCCTCGACGCCCAGCGCGACGCCACCTACTACGCCATGGACAAGCTGGGGTTCGCCAGCCTGGCCGTCGGCCACACTGAGCACGGGGCGCCGTCGAGCGGAGGGCtcaagcgcggcggcggcggccggaggaggaggctcCTGCAGGCCGGGAACGGGGGCGCGGTGGCCACGGTGGCCAACGCGCAGGCGTACATCAACAACCTCATGAACCGCGTGCTGGCCGGCAACCGGGGCACCCCGCACCGCCCGGACGCCGACATGGACGTGTACATCTTCGCCCTCTTCAACGAGAACCAGAAGGGCGCCGGGGCCGACGACGTCGAGCAGCACTTCGGCCTCTTCTACCCCAACATGCAGAAGGTGTACGAGTTCGACTTCCGCCgccccaccggcggcggcggcggcgggggggccgtgccgccgccggcgacgcccaGCTGGTGCGTGGCCAAAGCGGGCGTCGgggacgcgcggctgcaggcgGCGCTGGACTACGCGTGCGGCCACGGCGCCGACTGCAGCGCCATCCAGCCCGGCGGCTCGTGCTTCCTGCCCGACACCAAGGCCGCGCACGCCTCGTACGCGTTCAACAGCTACTACCAGAGCATGAACCGCGCCGCCGGGGCGTGCGATTTCAGCGGTGCTGCCTCCATCGTCTACCAGCAACCCG CCATGTgcgccgcgacggcgagctcggcgaGCTGGTGCGTGGCGAAACCGGGTGCCAGCGACGCGCAGCTGAAGGCGGCGCTGGACTACGCGTGCGGCAACGGCGCCGACTGCAGCGCCATCCAGCCCGGCGGGTCGTGCTTCCAGCCGGACACCAAGGCCGCTCACGCGACGTACGCGTTCAACGACTACTACCAGCGCAAGGGCCGGGCGGCCGTGGCGTGCGACttctccggcgccgccaccgtcgtcgACCAGCAACCCA GCATGTgcgccgcgacggcgagctGGTGCGTGGCGAACGCGGGCGTcggcgacgcgcggctgcagacgGCGCTGGACTACGCGTGCGGACACGGCGCCGACTGCAGCGCGATCCAGCCCGGCGGCCCGTGCTTCCAGCCGGACACCAAGGCTTCGCACGCCTCCTACGCGTTCAACAGCTACTACCAGAGCAAGGGCCGGGCGGCCGTGGCCTGCGACTTCTCTGGTGCCGGCTCCGTCGTCTACCAGCAACCCA AGGTCGGGAACTGTGTGCTCCCGTCGAACGGCTGA
- the LOC120690351 gene encoding glucan endo-1,3-beta-glucosidase-like isoform X3: MHAECLITSTLSSMPLPAINSHEPCRSSRTQPSSSSSVRPPVPPQEGSMALTRLVGAALPLLFFFFSRAEAGALGVSYGRVANDLPDPASVVNLLKQNGITMVRIYDANPNVLTSLANTGIKVMVMVPNENVADVASAPSNALQWVRDNVAAYRPATQIHAVAVGNEVFDSRPDLNSALVPAMTNVQAALAQLGMADAVKVTTPVAFDALAESWPPSAGRFKDSIAQPVMKPMLDLLQSTGSYLSVNYYPYLTYMAQPDAFTLDYVLANSNPGVVDPDTKLTYYNLLDAQRDATYYAMDKLGFASLAVGHTEHGAPSSGGLKRGGGGRRRRLLQAGNGGAVATVANAQAYINNLMNRVLAGNRGTPHRPDADMDVYIFALFNENQKGAGADDVEQHFGLFYPNMQKVYEFDFRRPTGGGGGGGAVPPPATPSWCVAKAGVGDARLQAALDYACGHGADCSAIQPGGSCFLPDTKAAHASYAFNSYYQSMNRAAGACDFSGAASIVYQQPGMCAATASWCVANAGVGDARLQTALDYACGHGADCSAIQPGGPCFQPDTKASHASYAFNSYYQSKGRAAVACDFSGAGSVVYQQPKVGNCVLPSNG; encoded by the exons ATGCACGCAGAGTGCCTGATCACCTCGACCTTGAGCTCGATGCCGCTGCCGGCTATAAATTCGCACGAACCCTGTCGCTCATCCCGCACTCAACCTTCATCGTCTTCCTCTGTCCGCCCCCCGGTGCCACCGCAGGAGGGCAGCATGGCTCTCACCCGCCTCGTCGGCGCCGCATTGCctctgctcttcttcttcttctcacgTGCAG AGGCGGGTGCGCTGGGCGTCAGCTACGGGCGGGTGGCGAACGACCTGCCGGACCCGGCGTCGGTGGTGAACCTGCTCAAGCAGAACGGCATCACCATGGTCAGGATCTACGACGCCAACCCCAATGTGCTGACGTCCCTGGCCAACACCGGCATCAAGGTGATGGTGATGGTGCCCAACGAGAACGTGGCCGACGTGGCCTCGGCCCCGTCCAACGCGCTCCAGTGGGTGCGGGACAACGTGGCGGCGTACCGCCCTGCCACGCAGATCCACGCCGTGGCCGTGGGCAACGAGGTGTTCGACTCCAGGCCCGACCTCAACTCGGCCCTCGTCCCGGCCATGACCAACGTGCAGGCGGCGCTGGCGCAGCTGGGCATGGCCGACGCCGTGAAGGTGACCACGCCGGTCGCCTTCGACGCGCTGGCGGAGTCCTGGCCGCCGTCGGCGGGCAGGTTCAAGGACAGCATCGCGCAGCCGGTGATGAAGCCCATGCTCGACCTCCTCCAGAGCACGGGCTCCTACCTCTCCGTCAACTACTACCCGTACCTGACGTACATGGCTCAGCCAGACGCCTTCACCCTCGACTACGTCCTGGCCAACTCCAACCCCGGCGTGGTCGACCCGGACACCAAGCTCACGTACTACAACCTCCTCGACGCCCAGCGCGACGCCACCTACTACGCCATGGACAAGCTGGGGTTCGCCAGCCTGGCCGTCGGCCACACTGAGCACGGGGCGCCGTCGAGCGGAGGGCtcaagcgcggcggcggcggccggaggaggaggctcCTGCAGGCCGGGAACGGGGGCGCGGTGGCCACGGTGGCCAACGCGCAGGCGTACATCAACAACCTCATGAACCGCGTGCTGGCCGGCAACCGGGGCACCCCGCACCGCCCGGACGCCGACATGGACGTGTACATCTTCGCCCTCTTCAACGAGAACCAGAAGGGCGCCGGGGCCGACGACGTCGAGCAGCACTTCGGCCTCTTCTACCCCAACATGCAGAAGGTGTACGAGTTCGACTTCCGCCgccccaccggcggcggcggcggcgggggggccgtgccgccgccggcgacgcccaGCTGGTGCGTGGCCAAAGCGGGCGTCGgggacgcgcggctgcaggcgGCGCTGGACTACGCGTGCGGCCACGGCGCCGACTGCAGCGCCATCCAGCCCGGCGGCTCGTGCTTCCTGCCCGACACCAAGGCCGCGCACGCCTCGTACGCGTTCAACAGCTACTACCAGAGCATGAACCGCGCCGCCGGGGCGTGCGATTTCAGCGGTGCTGCCTCCATCGTCTACCAGCAACCCG GCATGTgcgccgcgacggcgagctGGTGCGTGGCGAACGCGGGCGTcggcgacgcgcggctgcagacgGCGCTGGACTACGCGTGCGGACACGGCGCCGACTGCAGCGCGATCCAGCCCGGCGGCCCGTGCTTCCAGCCGGACACCAAGGCTTCGCACGCCTCCTACGCGTTCAACAGCTACTACCAGAGCAAGGGCCGGGCGGCCGTGGCCTGCGACTTCTCTGGTGCCGGCTCCGTCGTCTACCAGCAACCCA AGGTCGGGAACTGTGTGCTCCCGTCGAACGGCTGA
- the LOC120690435 gene encoding putative receptor-like protein kinase At4g00960 → MRKEDAPPLPPPPMLAGRYAAVAVAVALALLLSPAVAEETPPPDCDASSAYALNSTFQANLNLLAAALRANASASPAGFATASAGAAPDQANGLALCRGDANASTCAACVAAAFRDAQQTCPLGKGVTVYRDACVLRFAGRQFLDFLRGDQWLISELVPAIMTDTARSVNASDAWFSAAVTGTLTALVNRAAAAANATRKYFATAEMDFDPKLYGLAQCAPDLTPAQCQGCLRNLQNVVVSARFLSGRPPSNSAFVVWCSLRYSVSPIYDGRAMLQLAAPPEPPPSATLTPPSSGRKRSVAGISAGIACFVALILILLVFFFLRYRRRIKATENDEHSPKKIGRAQCTIFDLPTLQAATEHFSEKNKLGAGGFGTVYKGILPDGQEIAVKKLLGRAGPGLDQLQNEVRVLAELQHKNLVGLQGFCSHQNDTLLVYEYIKNGSLDNILFDDSKGNSLNWEQQYNIIHGIAKGILYLHEDSSMRIIHRDLKSSNILLDDNMEPKIADFGLARLLGEGHTHTRTTRVVGTFGYMAPEYAWRGSVSPKIDIFSFGVLVLEIVTRRSNCSSDDHSTVNLLTDVWDHWTKQTVSQMLHPSLDEFARSQALRCIHIGLLCVQTEPDDRPDISAVVFMLTRDSMELQPPAQPAFFFGRESPSASRSDGQRSYVYDRSSFILEQDISVNEVTLTEPYPR, encoded by the exons ATGCGGAAGGAAGACGCCCCTcctctaccgccgccgccgatgctcgccggccgctatgccgccgtcgccgtcgccgtcgccctcgCCTTGCTGCTGTCGCCGGCCGTCGCCGAGGAGACCCCGCCTCCGGACTGCGACGCCAGCTCAGCCTACGCGCTCAACAGCACGTTCCAGGCGAACCTGAacctcctcgccgcggccctccgcgccaacgcctccgcctcgccggcgggcTTCGCgaccgcctccgccggcgcggcgcccgaCCAGGCCAACGGCCTGGCGCTCTGCCGCGGCGACGCCAACGCCTCCACCTGCGCCGCCTGCGTCGCCGCGGCGTTCCGGGACGCGCAGCAGACCTGCCCGCTGGGCAAGGGCGTCACCGTGTACCGGGACGCCTGCGTCCTCCGCTTCGCCGGCAGGCAGTTCCTGGACTTCCTCAGAGGGGACCAGTGGCTCATCTCGGAACTGGT TCCGGCGATCATGACGGACACAGCGAGGAGCGTCAACGCTTCGGATGCCTGGTTCAGCGCCGCCGTCACGGGGACCCTCACGGCTCTGGTcaaccgcgcggcggcggcggccaacgcGACGAGGAAGTACTTCGCCACGGCGGAGATGGACTTCGACCCCAAGCTCTACGGGCTCGCGCAGTGCGCGCCAGATCTGACGCCGGCGCAGTGCCAGGGCTGCCTCAGGAACCTCCAGAACGTAGTGGTGAGCGCGCGGTTCCTCAGCGGGCGGCCCCCCTCCAACAGCGCTTTCGTGGTGTGGTGCTCCCTGAGATACAGCGTCTCCCCTATCTACGACGGCCGGGCGATGCTGcagcttgccgcgccgccggaaCCACCACCATCGGCCACGCTCACGCCCCCTTCTTCAG GGAGGAAAAGGAGTGTAGCTGGAATCTCTGCAGGCATCGCCTGTTTCGTTGCGTTGATTTTGATTCTCTTAGTATTTTTCTTCCTTCGGTACAGGCGAAGGATTAAGGCAACAGAGAACGACGAACACT CACCGAAGAAGATAGGGAGAGCTCAATGCACAATCTTTGATTTGCCAACATTGCAAGCGGCAACGGAACACTTCTCAGAGAAGAATAAGCTTGGAGCTGGTGGTTTTGGTACTGTGTACAAG GGGATACTCCCTGACGGGCAAGAGATAGCAGTCAAGAAACTTTTAGGAAGAGCTGGTCCTGGATTGGATCAGCTTCAAAATGAGGTGCGGGTACTGGCAGAGCTTCAGCACAAGAATCTTGTTGGGCTACAGGGGTTTTGCTCGCATCAGAATGATACACTGCTAGTTTATGAATACATCAAGAACGGGAGCCTTGACAACATTCTATTTG ATGATAGCAAGGGAAATTCACTTAACTGGGAGCAACAGTACAACATCATCCATGGAATTGCAAAGGGGATATTGTATCTGCATGAGGACTCAAGCATGAGGATCATCCACCGGGATCTAAAGTCAAGTAACATTCTTCTTGACGACAACATGGAGCCAAAAATTGCAGATTTTGGGTTGGCAAGGCTTCTAGGAGAAGGCCACACCCATACTCGGACAACCAGGGTTGTTGGGACATT TGGCTATATGGCGCCAGAGTATGCATGGAGGGGTAGCGTGTCGCCGAAGATCGACATCTTCAGCTTTGGCGTGTTGGTCCTTGAGATTGTAACCAGGAGAAGCAATTGCAGCTCTGACGACCACAGTACTGTGAATCTCCTTACTGAT GTCTGGGATCACTGGACAAAACAGACAGTGTCGCAAATGCTTCACCCGTCGCTGGACGAGTTTGCTCGAAGCCAGGCGCTGCGATGCATCCACATCGGTCTGCTGTGTGTTCAGACGGAGCCGGACGACAGGCCTGACATATCAGCCGTGGTGTTCATGTTAACTAGGGATAGCATGGAGCTTCAGCCGCCTGCTCAGCCTGCATTCTTCTTTGGGAGAGAATCACCTTCAGCCTCACGGTCAGATGGTCAAAGAAGCTATGTATATGACCGGTCTAGTTTCATATTGGAACAGGACATCTCAGTGAATGAGGTTACACTTACTGAACCCTATCCTAGATAG
- the LOC120690456 gene encoding glucan endo-1,3-beta-D-glucosidase-like yields the protein MVLARFLAVVLAGAAALPLLLFSCAAEAGGEVGVSYGRVASDLPPDQASVVDLLRRNGITKVRIYDADPGVLKSLANTGIRVMVMLPNDNLAQAARDPSYAPWWVRSNVKAYYPATLIDGVAVGNEVFDARPDLNSDLVRAMTNVQSALAQQGLDGAIKVSTPIALDALEVSWPPSKGRFKGEIAERVMKPMLDFLQRTGSYLSVNLFPCLTYMRQPDMNRDFALGNSKAPGYRDDATGLEYHSLLDAQLDATYFAMEKLGFPQLRVRHTEHGCASGGGLRPGHGGRRLEDGDDGGGAAPSVANAQAYINNLMDRVASGRTGTPHRPDADMDVYIFALFNENKKGDGPDDIEAHYGLFYPNMQKVYDFQFPGAAAASWCVANAAVGDARLQAALDYACGHGADCGAIQPGAACFEPNTKLAHASYAFNSYYQRSGRASGACDFAGAAYVVNQAPSGTCSATAASWCVANTAVGDARLQAALDWACGNGADCSAIQPGATCFQPDTKAAHASYAFNSYYQRKGRAAGTCDFAGAASVVYQAPKIGNCVLPSRA from the exons ATGGTGCTCGCTcgcttcctcgccgtcgtcctcgccggcgccgccgcactgCCGCTGCTCCTTTTCTCCTGTGCAG CAGAGGCGGGCGGTGAGGTTGGCGTGAGCTACGGGAGGGTGGCGAGCGACCTGCCGCCGGACCAGGCGTCGGTGGTGGACCTGCTCAGGCGGAACGGCATCACCAAGGTCAGGATCTACGACGCCGACCCCGGCGTGCTCAAGTCGCTGGCCAACACCGGCATCAGGGTCATGGTGATGCTGCCCAACGATAACCTGGCCCAGGCGGCCAGGGACCCGTCCTACGCGCCCTGGTGGGTGCGGAGCAACGTCAAGGCGTACTACCCAGCCACGCTGATCGACGGCGTCGCCGTGGGGAACGAGGTGTTCGACGCGAGGCCCGACCTCAACTCGGACCTCGTCCGGGCCATGACCAACGTGCAGTCGGCGCTGGCGCAGCAAGGCCTGGACGGCGCCATCAAGGTGTCCACGCCGATCGCGCTCGACGCGCTCGAGGTGTCGTGGCCGCCGTCGAAGGGCAGGTTCAAGGGCGAGATCGCGGAGCGGGTGATGAAGCCAATGCTCGACTTCCTGCAGCGGACGGGCTCCTACCTCTCCGTCAATCTGTTCCCGTGCCTGACGTACATGCGCCAGCCTGACATGAACCGCGACTTCGCCCTGGGCAACTCCAAAGCCCCCGGCTATCGCGACGACGCCACCGGCCTCGAGTACCACAGCCTCCTAGACgcccagctcgacgccacctacTTCGCCATGGAGAAGCTGGGGTTCCCCCAGCTGAGAGTGCGCCACACGGAGCACGGGTGCGCGTCGGGCGGCGGACTCAGACCCGGCCACGGTGGGAGGCGCCTGGAGGACGGGGacgacggcggaggcgcggcTCCCTCGGTAGCCAACGCCCAGGCGTACATCAACAACCTCATGGACCGCGTGGCGTCCGGCAGGACGGGGACGCCGCACCGCCCGGACGCGGACATGGACGTCTACATCTTCGCCCTCTTCAACGAGAACAAGAAGGGCGACGGGCCGGACGACATCGAGGCGCACTACGGCCTGTTCTACCCCAACATGCAGAAGGTGTACGACTTCCAGTTCcccggcgcagcggcggcgagctggtgCGTGGCGAACGCGGCGGTcggcgacgcgcggctgcaggcgGCGCTGGACTACGCGTGCGGGCACGGCGCGGACTGCGGCGCCATCCAGCCCGGGGCGGCGTGCTTCGAGCCCAACACCAAGCTCGCGCATGCCTCGTACGCGTTCAACAGCTACTACCAGCGCAgcggccgggccagcggggCGTGTGACTTCGCCGGTGCGGCTTACGTCGTCAACCAGGCGCCATCAG GCACCTgcagcgcgacggcggcgagctggtGCGTGGCGAACACGGCGGTCGGCGATGCGCGGCTGCAGGCGGCGCTGGACTGGGCGTGCGGGAACGGCGCCGACTGCAGCGCCATCCAGCCCGGCGCGACGTGCTTCCAGCCGGACACCAaggccgcccacgcctcgtACGCCTTCAACAGCTACTACCAGCGcaagggccgcgccgccgggacCTGCGacttcgccggcgccgcctccgtcgtCTACCAGGCGCCAA AGATCGGAAACTGCGTGCTCCCGTCTAGGGCCTGA